The following DNA comes from Homalodisca vitripennis isolate AUS2020 unplaced genomic scaffold, UT_GWSS_2.1 ScUCBcl_4115;HRSCAF=10087, whole genome shotgun sequence.
ATACGTATTTTAGTATCCCCACCTTATTTGAGAAGAATTCTAAATGGTATTAATTACGTTTCAttaatttcttggtttttttaaGTTCTATCATTGATAAATCGCTAAAACGTCTGTAACTAAAGCgcttaatcaatttaaattatattatttaggtGTGTAAATCATTAATGTGTGGTATATTAAGAAGGTGATAATTGTTAAAGTGCTCGGGCTGTATGACATATTTCGTAGAATATGTCATACATacgtcgtaggtggttagtagacgagtgaagacgtattgtgacctgtattccgtagttcagttttaatgattagtgttttgtatagttttttattaagtgcatgtttatagagttagtgaatatgacaaacaacatgtaggttgtgattcctgactaaggcgtgccacaacgctttggtaagatttgtttattttaacctagtttgtaattatgtattaggttagttctttacctgaagaagagatcagattgcagatctcaaaacgtagtgttactgatttcttgtttcactgaacgatggcaaatatccggaaaaatccagtttccttcacagAAATATCATCTTCTGATGGTATTGAAATTCTTCGTTACACCCTCACccctacattttttttaatattatttctaactcaaagtttacttttttatcattatCTCGTCTCCGCCACTCATTTACTTCGCTCTTCTTTGGTATAGCGTCTAAAACATcctagtgcactcaactgtgttAAACAAAAGTTTCTTTTTGACCTTATTCGTCAGCGATTAAAAGAAAATCATCCTAGACAGCCATTGACTCAAAAATACTTAAGGCAATACTAAGCGTACAATCGAACAGAACTCATAAATTGAATTGCACTCCTTCCAACCATACTTGCGTTTACATATTGACATTCGTTccagaaaatattaaacagttgagttaaataatatttaaaaacttaaaataaaaaaaaaattataaacgtaGAATTTGTTTagaaactatttcaatttatctataaaaaataatctttggAATAAATATCTTGTTGAACATATTTAAGTATAGGTTacacaagtttaaaaaaactaaaaagataaatggaactatttaaaaaattaaaatttacaaaaaaaattacagtttgtataaggaatacatttcaatttattagtaacaaatttatctgtaaaataattatattgtaacatatttataagttACATTCATTAGTTAAACTAATGTGCTTCCTACACAAACGTTTTAACAAATTAGAAAGAAGATAATTGGATgtcgtattttttaataaagctcTTTTAAAAGTTACTATTTGAGTTCAAAAACATACTCTGAAtgaccaaagagaaataaaaaagatacttaCAGCGCGATTACGTTTATTACTTTACCAGAAGAAGTATCCTAGCAGGAAATTACACTAGTGTTTAACGTTTGTTTCTGTAACAACACAAAAGTTGTTAACTGGCAACAAAGAGCTCCAGGTAATTGTTACTCTGGGATGACTAATAATGCTACCTTCTGACGTCTAATTACGCTGTCCAAGAGATGTTATTGTCAGGGATAAATAATAAAGTTGCTTTGTTTCACcttatttcacaatttattttggTACAAACAAGggattttacttaaatatttattctcattTACTTTTCCCAAACTATTTTTAGTACATAAGGAAAGTGTTTTAACCTGCTGAAACGGTAAGTAAAATAGGAAATTTACCGTTTGCTTTTTTTAAGAACATAAGTTCAGTATTGGTATTTCtttctctaatatttttttttaattcgctgctttttaaatataatacttccTGCATACCTCTCAGTAATCTATTCTGTCTATTCAGTCACACGATGTCTTAAGAAAGAATTGACCTACAGGCTTGAAATCTTcataaaacgtttataaaaattCCTATATAAGGAACATTGAGTGCGATGATGAAACATGACACTTCTTGGAACTTGACTTAGCTTTACTAAACAGGTACCAGTTCTCTAAGCAACATGATTCTGTTGTTACAGTCCGTTTGAAAGATAATGAAAAAGTcacaaatataatgtaaataaaactgtaaaaacgtGTGAAATGTAGCAAACTAGAAGTACACCACCGTAACTATTGATTAACCTCTTCatgcatgaattattaaataattcgaagacaatttttttttacttgtttgtcTTGTTAAATAggcttttttaataacaaaaataattttttcaaaatttttttgcgtcttagttaaaaaaatggCTGACCTGACGTCATATGACACCACCATGCAATaaggtaacaaaaaattaatgttaccttttttataatttgttttattttcccttacatgtacatgaaataagtactatgtttaagttataaatgtataaaaatgtatttaatcgtttaacattaaatatagttacattttgtaaaataaaaaatatttaaatttaaaaatattaaatttcaaaactaaaatcaatttatttttttttaatatttatataagaacaTTCTATTTACTACGAAATGCTTCCATACAGTCTGGAAATACATGTAAACCACAAATGTTTTACACTGGAATCTGGTTTTTACTAGCAGTGTTCAAAGCGGCAACGCTGCTCCCTGGCGTTTTCGACTTTCGATGGCCAGTGGTCAACTTTGTCGTATCTCAGTTCCGGGATTATgtttaatggttatttttttttcttaagaggTGGAGTGTTGTTAGGAGACATTGACGAGAGCCTTTCTCTCTTCTTCGTGTCACATAACCCTTTCGCAATGAGGGTGTTGGCTACAGATGATTTGGAAGACAACAAGTCCATTTTTCCATCAACTGATTTCCTGTAGCACAACCAGGCATTCACTAGGGACACATTTAAGAGGTGAAAGAATACTCTAAGGTACCACTTCTTAGACTTGATGCCATGAGGGTAATGTGCTATCAATCTGTCCGCCATATCAACTCCTCCAATGTAGGTGTTGTACTCGGATATAGCATGAGGGCGAGTGATTGTTATAACTTCTTTGGTTTTCCTGTATTGACTGAAAATTATGAACATCTGTgcaaatttcaggaggatcgtctGATATTTCAGTACCTTCTAAAATATTCTGTTGGGGCAACATCAACTTCAAATAGTTCGTCACCTGATACACTTCACTCCTCATCTTTTGACCCAGATGGAATAAAATTCTCACTAGGTAATTCCAAGTATTCGGCAATATCGCTATCATCCAAGACAGAAGTATCCATTTTTTTCTTACAcctacaaagaaaaaataaaataagtgaaactatACCAATCAGTAATGGGCATCGGGATAGTTTCACTTATTGCATGGTGGCGTCATTTGCCACTCATCAATAATTTgtggctaatttttattatattagcaatttcgaaaatatattagtaaatatgttagtatataatactaaaaagcagaaaataattttttcttacctgataaaattttgtcatttatCAGGAAAAGATTATGAACCTGCCAAAATAACCTCTCACTAATAACAACAATGCTggactaaataaaaaattgagagAAAATGAACTATTGCTTCCACTGTGATTTAGGGTGGCCTATGCTAGTACCTATGAACCCTTGAGTGAACTACATGAGATAGATACAGTTTGGAGTacatcttacattttatatatatttatttattgagtgtGTGTCAAATGACATCGTCATGCATGAAGaggttaataacataaatataataattgaaatcaaatttaccactaaaacattttgaagaaaaGTCCAGAAGTTTAGCACACATCTCACTAGAGAATATGAGGACTGATCGACACCTGATAACTGAAGAGCTTTGACATTTTTGCCTTTGAGTGTAATGcgttaatttataattaagaagTCCTTACACCTGTCCAAGTTTTTGTGTTTTCCATAATTCAGGTTTCCTCTCCTAAAATTTTTCTTGTCGAAAAAGAATGcaaaatttcttttattgatATCTAGAAGAGACAGAGTGTACGGTGAGCATCTCTCATCATTACTGGAATaaagtgaactttttaaaataaattacttttaatgaagcCATAAAATTTTACGACGTAGTTTCCAACTGAATAATGTTTACatggttattatatattatgatgaTGATCACGCTATGTGTCAGTTCCTACGGTGCCACGGTTTGTAGTACAAGGTACCTATAGCCCATCTTAATTACGAGTTTCGTAGTTATCACTACATATTCCGATTATGAACGTGCACGATTGTTTTTAGGTATAGCGCGTACAATTGGCTTTACGTTAACGAAATTTACTGGGAATAGGTAAAACTGTATCTGCGAACAGCTTTAGTTCAACggcttatacaaataaaatgaggCATGGAACATTACACGTAAATGTAAAAATCATTTGCTGGTTCAGGTTTAATCTTAACAGAAGttatattggtattttaaattttaaaagttttacggaaatagtttttaaaagttatactgCAGTCATTTAATATAGAACAATTTTCACATGCATTCTAAGATAAAGAATAGGAACTGCTAACTAATTAAGTACTTTAAGCTGTTATTCTCGACAAGCCTTTGTATCAGTTCTCTAATAGGTCTGCCACTTCAACAAACGCCTGATCACTTTATAGGAGTTTGTTCTTTTAACTGCATTATAGTTTAACCACAACTTCCCACTCATTTTCCGATTTGTTCTtcttctgttttaaataaataaaatctgaaatataaCCTCGAtccgttttatatatataatatctattttCTAACTCCTATTTCGGAATTACTGTTTTTTACCAGTGGGATACAAAAATGTAAGGTTGTATATTACCACTCACCAATTGTTCACCCGACATAAATCATATCATTACATTCTTCTCACAAACAATACTTAAATTAGTAGTTAATCCCACGTGTAATTTATCAATTCAATCACAATAACAGGAAACTTGACTTTCGATTCATCACGGAAACTTTATTCATAATTGGTGAACCAAatctatattgtattttacagatatatttacaCAAGAAAATTGGTACACATCATTATCGTGTTCAAGAATGACTTTCTGGATTAATGGATTAAGGATTATAGGTAGCGCTAAACGTACTAAATTAACAAAGAGAGTGTATCTTGTTTATCTTCCCTTAAAACTTTATAGTTTGCTATTTTGAAACCACTCTGACGTTCGAAATagattaaacaaaacaaattagaaaCGCAAAACTTGATTAAGAACAAAGCAAAAGCTTAATTTGTTATGGCTTAGAGCAAGCAGCGTTGAAAATTGGTATTAGTTTATCATCAGCTCAGTATTTTTTACCAATTCTTCTggaaaattgttgaaaaaaaatatggaaaaatatgtGTCTGGAATACATTTcttctataatttataaaataacaattataaaccattttctaaacagtcttgaaagtttattattacttattacttataagtgtattaattacttttatggaAAACTGTCTCTCGGAAGTATGTTCTAAACTaatcaacaaatatataattattgaatccTTACAACctaaccacacacacatacataacaGTAGGATGaaacaatactaatatttttaacttggTTTTAATACATTCTGATACCATCTAATTGGGTATTATAccttacaaaacaatttacattaaaaaaattacagatattttgttcaaaatgatCAAGTAATATTTCATCTTCAACTACTATTCAGAGAACGAAGTCAGattcagtaaattaaaaacacttttacgtCACATGATAAgatggaattaaaattaataaagtttaaaaaattgagtttaaatttgttaattacttacctttttatttcatttaaaattttacctacaggacatttttatttatactcagAAGGAGTTATACAAAGAAGAGAAGGAGGaatgaaatatagaaaataaaataatgtcataaatGTAATCTTCTACTTAAACTCAAAATAGTCCCGACCTTGCAGTATTGTGGCATTGCTCAGTGTGTCGCACACGCTATAACATTGTTGTATGTCTCCTATATTGTTGTTTATAGCGCAGGTGGATACACAAACGGCTCTTATTCTTTCACCAATAACTGtgatataaatgaagtttttatgAGCTACTTAttgaacaaatactttttatacaCTTAGCTGTATTTTTATTTCGCTTGCCTTCTTTAAAATAGATTCATGGTGATAAAAGTTGATAAGAGCCCTCtggttatgtaatatatatatatatatatatatatatatatatatgaggttgttttatatatatatatatatatatatatatatatatatatatatatatatatatatatatatatatatatatatataaaaacaacccCAATTATATGCGCCCTAGTAAGTATGTATTTCTACACTGTTAACGTGtgaaattataactaattaaagaACCTTTATAATACCTCAACATGTAAAAAACcctaataacaatttaaaaataataatgcgttatgaaagattattaataatatttgggATAAATAACACTAACCAATTAGACTGGAAAACCCAAATAGAAAAATTCTATTTGACAAATTTAgacatatatttgtaataagtgTTCATTAATAAACTTTCACAATAATATTTACGccaaaaaattatacaaacttcACATTATAtctaaagaaaaaactaaatttagatgaCTCAGATTTTTGCTGACTTCCATAACCAGCTTCATAGAAAATAATGCAACGTACTTAAGATATTTGTGTTCATgagaattattatttacattaaccaCTCTTCTGAAACCgataagtacaataatatttattaaaatttttatatattccgACTACAAGCGCTCAATAACAGCGTTTTTCTGTCTCTGGCTTTTTTTGTGTTTATAGTTGTCCTGTTGTTTTAGCACATTTGGAATGACAGTTCATAGCTATTTAAAACGTGTAAAAAATAGGACAAATATTTGGAACTTTatgaatttatgtatttaatttaagcaTTATTCATATTTGAGagtaattcagttaattttataataactacaagATATCTTGGTAAACTAAGTCTGTTTATTAAAGCATTTTCTTCATTGTTGAACTGTGTTAGGGCTAAACTGATTGGATATTTATGCCTATTACCTGTTGCAGGTTTAccatgattaataaataaattttggaggtacaatacaaatatttcatgatatattatatactaattgTGTGACTATTGAGAGCGtggttatgtaattaaaatatttattaatgtttacatttgAGCTTTATTTTGGTTAATGATATATGTTTAATCGTACATATTACGTAGTTGTGTGCACGCAAGAACAAAgccaatacaattataaaataaggtaatactaatgttttaacataataaataatacaatcagttgaatataaagcataagaacaaattaaaaaacctgtattaattaaaaccatgatagtgattattaatatttacattaaaaaaggggaaaaactcTATTGTTACTAATGAATGTTTATTTAGTATAAAGTAACCCTAAgggaataattaaattaagagaTTACCATAACCCTAAAGGTGAGTAGTACAtacatttataagttattatattatagtgaTTAATATTTGAAAGTTAATTTGGATcgctaatattttaataagtgagTCTGATGGGGACCAAAAGCTTTTGATTTTACTCAATTGAAGACGTTGTACTACCGGGCTGTTTCAGCTAGCTAAGCAATTCGCCTACAAAATTCCTCATCTTGTTACCAAAGGTTCTCATATGTATATCTTGATCATGGAGCACTTTGATCTCAATCCTAAAAAAGACTCGTATTGTATACCATTATCATGCACGATCGATGGATTGACTTACTAGGAAAGATCGTATTGTGACACTGAAGAGGTACCAGTTAATAGTTAAACGCTATTATTAGGACAagcctaaataaaatttatgtaatttatcaCAGTTATTGAAAGCTGTTGTCAATTTACACTCCATTTATTAGGAAATACCACAAAACATTCATTTGTGGTATTTTAAGAAGGTGAAACATGTGAATCTGCTTGGATTGTATAACGTATTTTATGGAACTCTCATCTTCTTTTCGTATTGAATTTCTTCGTCAGACCCTCGCCCCTAATTTGTCTGCAAGATTGTTTTAAATAcgagtttatttaatttcaatatttgtctCCGCCACTTTTTTGCTCCACCGTGCCTTAGGATAGTCTCTTAAACATTCTAGTGCACACTACTATGTTGAAACAAAGTTCGTTTTAACCTTATTCGTCACCgttttttaaatctcttcagTTAGACCTTGACTCCAAAATCCAGGATTCAATTCAAAGGATAAAATGAAACAGAACTCATAATTCGCATTAAACTCCTTCCAATCATAGTTGCGTTAACATATTGACATTTGTTACAGAACATATTAAACATTTgactttaatactattttaaaaacctaaaatttacataaaattaagcatgtagaatttttttaagtaaattatttcaatttatctgTAACAAAAATTATCTTTGAAATAATTATCTTATTGAACATATTTAAGCATAGGTTACACAAATTTGCTTCCTACACAaacgttttaacaaaataaaaagataaatgaaactattaagaaacttaaaaatttacaaaaaaaacgtacttatattgtttgtataaggaatacattttaatttattagtaacaaaaataatctccccttaaaataattatattatattacatatttacaaatggGTTACACTACTGTGCTTCCCACACACACGTTTTACCAAACTAGAAAAGAGATTATTCAATGTCGTATTTGTTAAATAAAGCTCTTTTAAAAGTTACGATTTGAGTTCAAAACATTCTCTGAATGGCCAAAGAGAAGTAAAAAAGATACTTACAGCGCAGATTACGTTTATAACTTTAACAGAAGAAGTATCCTAGCAGGAAATTACACTAGTGTTTAACATTTGTTTCTGTAACAACACAAAAGATGTTAACTGGCGACAAAGAGCTCCAGGTAATTGTTACTCTGGGATGACTAATAATGCTACCTTTCTCACATCTAATTACGCTCTCCAAGTGAAGTTATTTTcagagataaataataaagtagCTTTGTTCCTCCGTTTCcatgattttattttcttacaaaaaaggaatttgatttaaatatttattctcattCACATTTCCCaaactatttttattgcaatCGTAAAGTTTATTTAACCTATTGAAACAGTTATTAGAATAGGAAATCTACCGTTTACTATTGTTATGAACATAATTACAGTATCGGAACTTGTTtctctaataaaatgttttttaattcgctgttttcaaatataatatttactgcatACCTCTGATTGATCTATTGTGTCTATGCAGTCACACACTACATTTTGAGAAAGAACTGAGCTACAGGCTTGAAATCTTTCATGAAACGTAGTTTCTTTGTAAGGaaaattgagtttgatgatgaagCATGACACTTCTTGGAATTTGACTTAGCGATACTAAACAGGTATAAGTTCTCTATGTATAATGTGTATGTATCTATAAGTCggttagaaatataatgtaaaagtaaaaaaacatattgtaaataaaattttaacaaccaGTTGCAATGAAACAAACTATAAGTACACCATCCTAACTattgattaataacaaaaatataatagttttgaagccactttatttctaaaaacattgtgAAGAAAAGTGCAGAAGTATAGAAAGCATCTCAAGAAGGAAATATTATGGCTGACAGGCACCTGAGGACTGAAAAGCTATGCCACGTTGCCTTTGTGTGTAGCATGATCTTTGTAACTGAAGAGACCTTACGTCTGTCCAAGTGTTTGTGTGTTCAAGAGCTCAGATTTCCTTTCCTAAAATGTTTATCTTGTAAAGAGGTATTAGacgttgtttttattaatatctagAAGAGGCAGAGTGCACGGGAGCACTGCAGGAAGGATACGCTATAGTAAGATGTAATTAGAGCTTGCTAGGTATTTTGTTGagtcttaattaaaaatattgaatttcgtGCAGTGAAGTAAATCTGTTTACTTCAAACCTTTTCTGCTAAAAATAAGTTGTTACTTTCTCATATAAAAACCCAGGACTACAGTTAATGAATGTAGTCAAACTACAGTTAATAAGAAAGGGGATTTTAAgacttaatttgtattgtaaagtaAGAAACTATTTCAGATGAACTGTTATGTCGAGGGGCCAAGAACTATTAACGtgaaagattatatttaaatctattataatgaAATCAATTGTCTTATTCAATGGAAggttttgctttaaataattaatttaatgccttaattaattaatatgtattttcatttCGTAATAAATAAAGGatcttttagaatttattaatagtaaaagtcTTTGACTCCTTCAATTTATTAAGCtaagatttatatttatgcaTGAAGTTATTACATTGgaaatttggatttagaaaataatttatttgccaTGCTACCAAACTTTAATATAGCATaatcatatttaaacttttaaaagtaaagatatataaatgataaaaattagagTAGGTTGCCCGAAAAACAATTAGGGGACAGATGCTTATATCCGACCAGTAGAAATGACTTGACTGCAACCATCGCCATACAGAGTAGTAGAGTAGTAAGTTATATATCAATGATTGCAACATGTCGAGTACTCCCAAAAATGGAGTGGGATGGGGAAGGCTAATCTGTAGTATGACTACAATAGAGGACCGGTTCTGTATGTCACACCGGTTCGTGTCGGACGTTATGAAATTcatttctgttatttaaaaaaagcgaAAGCCAATTGTATACACAAAAATTTTGGTGTGATCAATGATCTATATGTTGTGACAATTTGtatatgcattttttttatatatcacacTGACAACGTATGGCGTACTGGCATCACAAATATGCATTAACAATTCTAGTGTATaccttttttgttataaaaataatatatatattatactgatttacaacaatatttatctTTGGGGTAAACTGTTATATCAATTTGTACATATGCTACAAACACACAATAGCATTCTACACAAAccatataaaaattctaaaagaagaTAATTGTATGCATTTGTGTTATAATACAGCTATGACCTAAAATTTCGACTACGGttctaaacattttctaaatggGAAAAATTAAGAGATTTACAGTGCAAATACCTTTTAATACTTAACCAAAATAAGTTTCTTAGCGGGAAATTACTGAAGTATTAAACGTTTGTTCCTCCAACAACGCAGAAGGTGTTAACTAACAACAAAGTGCTTCAGGTAATTGGTACTCTGGGATGACTTATAATCCTACCTTCTGGCAACTTAATTTGCTCTCCAAAggtttatttcacaaaaataaaaataagcaagtCATTATGTTTCACATTGCCTCACGAG
Coding sequences within:
- the LOC124372823 gene encoding piggyBac transposable element-derived protein 3-like, with the translated sequence MFIIFSQYRKTKEVITITRPHAISEYNTYIGGVDMADRLIAHYPHGIKSKKWYLRVFFHLLNVSLVNAWLCYRKSVDGKMDLLSSKSSVANTLIAKGLCDTKKRERLSSMSPNNTPPLKKKK